The Geoglobus acetivorans genome window below encodes:
- the cgi121 gene encoding KEOPS complex subunit Cgi121, translating into MRLYQGEIYIENVKEFLKKLPDGCVLVNADYVVDIESLGFAVNKALKSWQEGKRISRSLSMEILLHISATRQINRAVKIGVGEGENRVIVVDLNDCSELLRKHGFREGQVLQMDEEKISRLKEFYEIADEELDMVGEEKLGMLVRERMALFAASK; encoded by the coding sequence ATGAGGCTGTATCAGGGAGAGATTTACATAGAGAACGTGAAGGAATTCCTGAAAAAGCTCCCTGACGGCTGCGTGCTTGTGAATGCGGACTATGTTGTGGATATCGAATCTCTTGGGTTTGCAGTGAATAAGGCCCTGAAGTCCTGGCAGGAGGGAAAGAGGATATCGAGGTCTTTATCAATGGAAATTCTGCTCCACATTTCTGCAACGAGACAGATAAACAGAGCAGTTAAAATTGGTGTGGGTGAAGGAGAGAACAGAGTAATTGTTGTCGATCTGAATGATTGTTCCGAATTGCTCAGGAAACATGGTTTCAGAGAAGGGCAGGTGCTTCAGATGGATGAAGAAAAGATCAGCAGATTAAAGGAATTTTATGAAATTGCCGATGAAGAGCTTGACATGGTGGGGGAGGAAAAGCTCGGAATGCTTGTGAGAGAGCGGATGGCACTTTTTGCAGCATCCAAGTAG
- a CDS encoding GTPase, translating to MSFNPRRLPTVLTADELIDKAFRRASKVSGRNSREKALNKLSTISNVLDNYFERIVSSHPSYDNLDDFYREMVDVVVGIRRLKKSLAALSWANTMTQKVISKGIRRIKGGNDPDRVLKEVYGRIASIIEQVDDALRFLNDAKNRMREIPTLSGDFTAVFAGYPNVGKSSIISAISTVKPEIASYPFTTKKINVGFIDADGLRIQVIDTPGLLDRPMERRNRIERRAILALRYLADAVIFVIDPTESCGYEVDKQMNLLYEIRDQFDVPVIEIYSKADLHGKRDRLAVSTLSGEGVDELLGLIKSMAEEKSKKKSENG from the coding sequence ATGAGTTTCAACCCGAGAAGGCTACCAACTGTGCTCACTGCCGATGAGCTGATAGATAAAGCGTTCAGGAGAGCGTCGAAGGTTAGCGGTAGAAATAGCAGGGAAAAGGCATTGAACAAGCTTTCAACGATTTCAAACGTTCTCGATAATTATTTTGAAAGAATAGTCAGCTCTCACCCGTCTTATGACAATCTGGATGACTTTTACAGGGAAATGGTTGATGTGGTGGTAGGAATACGGAGACTGAAGAAGAGTCTCGCAGCGCTGAGCTGGGCCAACACCATGACTCAGAAAGTAATATCAAAAGGGATAAGAAGAATAAAGGGTGGTAACGATCCTGACAGGGTTCTTAAGGAGGTTTACGGGAGAATAGCTTCGATAATCGAACAGGTGGATGATGCTCTCAGGTTTTTGAACGATGCCAAGAACAGAATGAGGGAGATCCCCACATTGAGCGGCGATTTTACTGCTGTTTTTGCAGGTTATCCCAACGTCGGCAAGTCCAGCATCATCTCGGCCATATCCACTGTTAAACCGGAAATAGCAAGCTATCCCTTTACCACAAAGAAAATCAACGTTGGTTTTATTGATGCAGATGGCCTCAGAATTCAGGTCATAGATACTCCGGGTTTGCTTGACAGGCCCATGGAGAGAAGGAACCGGATTGAGAGAAGGGCAATCCTCGCTCTGAGGTATCTGGCCGATGCGGTAATTTTCGTTATCGATCCGACAGAATCATGCGGGTATGAGGTTGATAAGCAGATGAACCTGCTCTACGAGATTAGGGACCAGTTTGACGTCCCTGTTATTGAAATCTACAGCAAGGCGGATCTGCATGGGAAGAGGGACAGGCTTGCCGTATCGACATTATCGGGGGAAGGGGTTGATGAACTCCTTGGTTTGATAAAATCAATGGCAGAAGAGAAATCCAAGAAGAAATCCGAGAATGGCTGA
- a CDS encoding presenilin family intramembrane aspartyl protease PSH, whose amino-acid sequence MKDRLSISVFFLLTAFLALYIAPYYSSAGMQAFEDTSDVANSVYYILMILGFTAIVIVLIKFRKELLKPLFYLLILITYFYAFMPFIGIISAIPSIILLYLLAKTKHWMVVNISALLIASAVTAIFGISLEPIPVIVLLALLAAYDYIAVHKTRHMLTLADSVSEMKIPVVFIIPGKDRDAIMGVGDAVMPNILAVSALTFNSSPVQALLTVIFGYAGLLVLLRIVETRKEAQPGLPILNASAILGFLLGFLFCH is encoded by the coding sequence ATGAAGGACCGGCTCAGCATTTCGGTTTTCTTTTTGCTCACAGCGTTCCTAGCATTGTACATTGCACCGTACTACTCATCCGCAGGAATGCAGGCTTTCGAGGACACATCCGACGTTGCAAATTCGGTTTACTACATCCTGATGATACTCGGCTTTACAGCCATCGTCATCGTGCTCATAAAATTCAGAAAAGAGCTGCTAAAACCGCTGTTTTACCTGCTCATCCTGATAACCTACTTCTACGCATTCATGCCGTTCATAGGAATTATCTCAGCAATACCATCTATCATTCTCCTGTACCTGCTAGCAAAAACCAAACACTGGATGGTCGTGAACATCTCCGCACTTCTCATAGCCTCGGCAGTCACGGCGATATTCGGCATAAGTCTCGAGCCGATCCCGGTAATAGTTCTCCTCGCATTGCTCGCTGCATACGATTACATCGCAGTCCACAAAACCAGGCACATGCTAACCCTCGCCGACAGCGTTTCTGAGATGAAGATTCCGGTTGTTTTCATCATTCCCGGGAAAGACAGAGATGCGATAATGGGCGTTGGCGATGCAGTCATGCCAAACATTCTTGCAGTATCAGCATTGACATTCAACTCCTCCCCTGTTCAGGCACTGCTCACAGTGATATTCGGCTATGCGGGACTTTTGGTACTGCTGAGAATAGTTGAGACAAGAAAAGAGGCTCAGCCAGGCCTCCCCATACTGAATGCATCAGCCATTCTCGGATTTCTTCTTGGATTTCTCTTCTGCCATTGA
- a CDS encoding AI-2E family transporter: MERNRLILIFSLIILVFAFIYLLSPILDGILMGVALAYAVRPLHTRLSRRVGEVISAFLSTMIISLPLLLFFAYGVFQGVTELIVVMKNLETYVAILNSYLNSLDPEISKTVRPALNQFVAVFNTKIGDLAFSVTTKFIFFVMNFLISTIVCFYVIIDGKTVTRKIIDRVFPEKEVGDFFEEFDSVLMNLWFGNFLFALLMGIVSIPYFMAFGIPYVPLLSGLMFLAALIPVFAEWMVILPLTLYLVFIDWVKAAWFLAIGSVFLYIIPELILRPYFVGYTSKIHPLVLMLSFLGGGLAAGVTGFFISPMLAAFLTAVYNHYTKQSGNSAAN, encoded by the coding sequence ATGGAAAGAAATAGGCTCATACTGATTTTTTCACTCATCATACTGGTGTTTGCATTTATCTATCTCCTTTCGCCCATTCTTGATGGAATACTGATGGGTGTCGCATTGGCCTATGCGGTCAGACCCCTCCACACCAGACTGAGCAGGAGAGTGGGTGAGGTTATTTCCGCGTTTCTCTCCACGATGATAATTTCTCTGCCCCTTCTGCTCTTTTTTGCCTACGGAGTCTTTCAGGGCGTGACTGAGCTTATAGTGGTCATGAAGAACCTGGAGACGTATGTGGCCATCCTGAACTCCTATCTGAACAGCCTCGATCCTGAGATATCCAAAACCGTGCGTCCAGCACTTAACCAGTTTGTTGCGGTGTTCAACACGAAGATAGGTGATCTGGCGTTCAGCGTAACAACCAAATTCATTTTCTTCGTCATGAATTTCCTGATCTCCACCATTGTGTGTTTTTATGTTATAATCGATGGAAAGACAGTTACACGGAAAATCATAGACCGGGTTTTTCCGGAAAAGGAGGTTGGAGACTTCTTCGAAGAATTCGATAGCGTGCTGATGAACCTCTGGTTTGGGAACTTCCTGTTCGCCCTGCTGATGGGCATTGTGAGCATACCGTATTTCATGGCGTTTGGAATTCCTTACGTGCCCCTTCTCAGCGGTCTGATGTTTCTTGCCGCTTTAATCCCCGTGTTTGCAGAGTGGATGGTAATCCTGCCGCTGACCCTTTATCTTGTATTCATAGACTGGGTTAAAGCAGCATGGTTCCTTGCCATAGGCAGTGTATTTCTTTACATCATTCCTGAACTCATATTGAGGCCGTACTTTGTTGGATACACTTCAAAGATACATCCTCTCGTTTTAATGCTCTCGTTTCTCGGAGGGGGTCTTGCAGCAGGTGTAACCGGTTTCTTCATTTCACCCATGCTTGCAGCATTCCTCACGGCCGTTTACAACCACTACACAAAACAGAGCGGAAACTCAGCCGCAAATTGA
- the cobB gene encoding NAD-dependent protein deacetylase: MEDRIRKAAEAIANASHAVVFTGAGVSAESGVPTFRGHDGLWTKYDPEEVASIQGFKRNPKAFWEFSKELMVKRKAEPNPAHFAIAELEEMGIVRAVITQNVDVLHQRAGSKRVLELHGSMEKVDCLDCGATYHWDDIEEMLIRDEEVKCECGSHYLKPRVVLFGEPLPSDTLNQAIAESRQADVFMVVGSSLVVYPAAYLPLYAREAGATLIMINADETQADVVFDIVIHGKAGEILPEIVEEVKRHRRINR; encoded by the coding sequence ATGGAGGATCGAATCAGAAAGGCAGCCGAAGCAATCGCAAATGCCAGCCATGCGGTTGTGTTTACAGGGGCGGGCGTCTCCGCTGAGAGCGGAGTCCCAACCTTCAGAGGTCATGATGGACTCTGGACGAAATATGATCCGGAAGAGGTAGCATCAATTCAGGGTTTTAAGAGAAACCCTAAGGCATTCTGGGAATTTTCAAAGGAACTGATGGTGAAGAGGAAAGCTGAACCGAATCCCGCTCACTTTGCCATCGCTGAACTTGAGGAAATGGGGATTGTGAGGGCCGTTATAACTCAGAATGTGGATGTGCTTCACCAGAGGGCCGGGAGCAAGAGAGTCCTTGAACTCCATGGCTCGATGGAGAAGGTCGACTGTCTGGACTGTGGAGCTACATATCACTGGGACGATATTGAGGAAATGCTCATCAGAGATGAAGAGGTGAAATGCGAATGCGGCAGCCATTATCTGAAACCGAGAGTAGTTCTTTTTGGAGAACCGCTCCCATCTGACACGCTCAACCAGGCAATTGCGGAAAGCAGGCAGGCTGACGTATTCATGGTTGTCGGGTCATCTCTGGTGGTTTATCCTGCTGCGTATCTTCCCCTTTATGCGAGAGAGGCGGGGGCGACTTTGATAATGATAAATGCTGATGAAACTCAGGCGGATGTGGTTTTCGACATTGTGATTCACGGAAAGGCTGGAGAAATTCTTCCGGAAATTGTTGAAGAGGTTAAAAGGCACAGGAGAATAAATCGATAG
- a CDS encoding CBS domain-containing protein yields MDLELTQIQKDILYALVTIYKNKGGGSVKGEEIAELINRNPGTVRNQMQALRSLGLVEGVPGPKGGYRPTSKAYELLSITKYDEAVKVPVLINGEIQEDLSAEEIIFPTLSHPKVCQARIRILGNIRKISPNDRIVVGPTPVNELLVYGKVVGRDDTENMVVIDIEKIVALPKDKVGEHMSTPIITVNAEEIVKNAAKMLAERGIYCMPVVKEGEFVGIFTLDHVAKAVAENKVDGEVREVMRPKIVSVEKDISVGEALRIMNDEDVRILVVKDAGKAVGVITDQKILRLIAPEHMGSHQ; encoded by the coding sequence ATGGACCTCGAGCTTACGCAGATACAGAAGGACATACTGTATGCCCTTGTGACCATCTACAAGAACAAGGGAGGCGGTAGCGTAAAGGGTGAAGAGATAGCAGAGCTGATAAACAGAAATCCCGGGACCGTCAGGAACCAGATGCAGGCACTCAGGTCACTGGGCCTTGTCGAGGGAGTTCCAGGGCCAAAGGGGGGATACAGGCCCACATCAAAAGCATACGAGCTGCTATCGATAACAAAATACGACGAGGCCGTTAAAGTTCCCGTTTTAATTAACGGAGAGATTCAGGAAGACCTTTCCGCTGAGGAAATCATATTTCCAACACTGAGCCATCCCAAGGTCTGCCAGGCAAGAATAAGAATACTCGGAAACATCAGGAAGATTTCTCCAAACGACAGAATTGTTGTAGGTCCAACGCCGGTAAACGAGCTGCTCGTTTATGGAAAGGTTGTCGGGAGAGATGACACCGAAAACATGGTCGTAATAGACATCGAGAAAATCGTCGCCCTGCCAAAGGACAAGGTGGGAGAACACATGTCAACGCCAATCATAACAGTTAATGCAGAAGAGATCGTCAAAAACGCTGCAAAAATGCTCGCAGAAAGAGGCATCTACTGCATGCCGGTAGTCAAGGAAGGAGAGTTCGTGGGAATTTTCACACTCGACCACGTTGCGAAGGCAGTTGCAGAGAACAAAGTCGACGGAGAGGTCAGAGAGGTCATGAGACCGAAGATTGTCTCAGTTGAAAAGGACATCTCGGTTGGTGAGGCTCTGAGAATCATGAACGACGAGGACGTGAGAATACTCGTCGTGAAGGATGCCGGAAAGGCTGTAGGAGTCATAACCGACCAGAAAATCCTGAGACTGATTGCACCCGAACACATGGGTTCCCATCAGTAG
- a CDS encoding TrmJ/YjtD family RNA methyltransferase, giving the protein MIDIVLVELKIPENIGFIARVMKNFGFKNLVLYNCHVTRESYITASHAKDIIDNATVIDSLEEYLSGKSLVVATTGIRSRNIGSYIRKTVTPGELKEIITGNSAILFGREDFGLLDDEIRLCNAVVSIPTSEEYPVMNVSHAAAVILYELSGIEAGQELEPATQKDVDILVAYFRELMNEVWYPKHRIDKSTVVLKRAFGRAGMSKYEMNHISGIIRKTVLYIKHLKLRHGKK; this is encoded by the coding sequence ATGATCGACATTGTTCTTGTCGAGCTTAAAATACCTGAAAACATTGGCTTCATAGCCAGAGTTATGAAAAATTTTGGATTCAAAAATCTGGTCCTCTACAACTGCCACGTAACGAGAGAAAGCTACATCACAGCCTCCCACGCCAAGGACATCATAGACAACGCCACCGTTATCGACAGCCTTGAAGAGTATCTTTCGGGAAAGAGTCTTGTGGTGGCGACAACGGGAATAAGGAGCAGAAACATCGGGAGCTATATTCGGAAAACCGTAACACCTGGTGAACTGAAGGAGATCATAACTGGCAATTCTGCAATTCTTTTCGGCAGGGAAGACTTCGGGCTCTTAGATGATGAGATTCGGCTCTGCAATGCTGTGGTCAGCATACCCACGAGTGAGGAATACCCGGTCATGAACGTCAGTCATGCTGCGGCAGTCATCCTGTATGAGCTGTCTGGGATTGAGGCCGGGCAGGAACTTGAGCCGGCCACTCAGAAGGACGTGGACATTCTCGTTGCTTACTTCAGAGAGCTGATGAATGAGGTGTGGTATCCAAAGCACAGGATTGACAAGTCCACCGTGGTCCTGAAGAGAGCCTTTGGCAGGGCGGGAATGAGCAAGTACGAGATGAACCACATTTCGGGTATCATAAGGAAAACAGTATTATACATAAAACACCTTAAACTTCGGCATGGAAAGAAATAG
- the hisI gene encoding phosphoribosyl-AMP cyclohydrolase — translation MELKYNSDGLIPVIAQDADSKEVLMLAYANEEAIKKTVETRKAHYYSRSRKKLWMKGEESGNIQEVVEIKVDCDGDAVLYLVKQRGVACHTGSYSCFFRKLEGL, via the coding sequence ATGGAGCTTAAATATAACAGTGACGGATTGATCCCGGTAATCGCTCAGGATGCAGACAGTAAAGAAGTGCTGATGCTGGCGTATGCCAATGAAGAGGCAATTAAAAAAACGGTGGAAACCAGAAAAGCCCATTACTATAGCAGAAGCAGAAAAAAACTCTGGATGAAAGGTGAGGAATCTGGAAACATCCAGGAAGTTGTTGAAATTAAAGTTGACTGTGATGGAGATGCAGTCCTGTATCTGGTAAAGCAGAGGGGGGTTGCATGCCACACTGGCAGTTATTCATGCTTTTTCAGAAAACTGGAGGGTTTGTAG
- a CDS encoding ATPase domain-containing protein, with product MKRVSTGILNLDSQLGGGFPAGSVILFIEDPGAGAEIYSYHFVHDGIKKGEQSLYIATNDTADDIRDSMKLYLGIGDDEFEKVKFMDFLSARVGALGVRESLTLSGDPYNKVITETSRNYSRVVLNSLSYFAENYDRKSVLGLIESMKISAKRNEAVHMIIFTKGMFNMEFETAVKQVVDGVIELSIREAETEIQRRLKIVKLKRTLVPKTIFRYDISDRGIRMESVTRVL from the coding sequence ATGAAGCGAGTTTCCACTGGAATACTGAACCTTGATTCTCAACTTGGCGGCGGATTTCCAGCCGGAAGCGTGATCCTCTTTATTGAGGATCCAGGTGCAGGTGCTGAAATCTATTCCTATCACTTTGTACACGATGGCATCAAAAAAGGTGAGCAATCTCTCTACATAGCAACCAACGATACTGCTGATGATATCAGGGATAGTATGAAGCTGTATCTTGGTATCGGTGATGATGAATTCGAGAAAGTAAAGTTTATGGATTTCCTGAGTGCAAGGGTGGGAGCGCTTGGAGTAAGGGAGAGCCTCACCCTCTCTGGTGACCCCTACAACAAGGTGATCACGGAAACATCCAGGAATTACAGCAGGGTCGTTCTGAACTCTCTCTCCTACTTTGCCGAGAATTATGACAGAAAGTCTGTTTTGGGTCTTATCGAGTCAATGAAAATAAGCGCCAAGAGGAATGAAGCTGTGCACATGATTATTTTCACCAAGGGCATGTTCAATATGGAATTCGAGACTGCTGTGAAACAGGTTGTTGATGGCGTCATTGAACTCAGCATTAGGGAGGCTGAAACCGAAATACAGAGGAGACTGAAGATTGTAAAGCTGAAGAGGACGCTCGTTCCGAAGACAATATTCAGATACGATATAAGCGACAGGGGCATCAGGATGGAATCCGTGACGAGGGTGTTATGA
- a CDS encoding MBL fold metallo-hydrolase, with the protein MIERILTPPLGANAYLIKDEKIALVDPGGDSAFIINAVSSKIDIKSLDYIILTHTHFDHASATADLKKVSGAEVLIHEKEYEFVKTNNFSASFFGVDFPPFEADRLLRDGELINLGKLKLEVLHTPGHTPGSICLYDELERIIFTGDTAFPNGGFGRVDFPGGSAYDLVNSLKRLSELDVEVMYPGHDEPVDGAEEHLKLAFKLARMFL; encoded by the coding sequence ATGATTGAGAGAATTTTAACTCCCCCTCTTGGGGCCAATGCCTATCTTATTAAGGACGAAAAGATTGCTTTAGTCGATCCCGGAGGGGACTCTGCTTTTATAATAAATGCTGTCTCCAGCAAAATTGACATTAAAAGTCTGGACTACATCATTCTCACCCACACTCATTTTGATCACGCCTCTGCTACCGCCGATTTAAAGAAAGTAAGCGGGGCAGAAGTTTTGATTCATGAAAAGGAATACGAATTTGTGAAGACGAACAATTTCAGCGCCTCGTTTTTCGGAGTGGATTTTCCACCATTTGAAGCTGACAGGCTTTTGAGGGATGGGGAGCTGATAAACCTTGGAAAATTGAAGCTGGAAGTCCTGCACACCCCCGGACACACACCCGGGAGCATCTGTCTGTATGATGAGCTGGAGAGAATAATCTTCACAGGGGATACTGCTTTTCCTAATGGGGGTTTTGGAAGGGTGGATTTTCCCGGAGGGAGCGCCTACGACCTGGTAAACTCTCTTAAAAGGCTGTCAGAGCTTGACGTTGAGGTAATGTATCCCGGACACGATGAGCCGGTGGACGGTGCGGAAGAGCATCTGAAGCTTGCATTTAAGCTTGCCAGAATGTTTCTATGA
- a CDS encoding ORC1-type DNA replication protein, translating to MIDSNIFEKMLRKNRIFKNRDVLRHSYTPEYLPHRKEQIESIASILLPALSGETPSNILIYGKTGTGKTATVKFVGKQLEEASRKMNVHCYVHYLNCEIIDTQYRVLATLAKALGRNVPMTGWPTDQVYEEVREAIDGKDQTVIIVLDEIDKLVKKGDDVLYNLSRINSELKNARVSLIGITNDLKFKNFLDPRVLSSLSEEEIVFPPYNATQLEDILAQRAELAFHDGVLDEGVIPYCAALAAHEHGDARKALDLLRISAEIAESREEEKVTKEHVREAVKKMERDNIVEVVRTLPNQSKIVLYSMILLHKNGKRKFITGEVYAVYKTLCKKVGMDVLTQRRVSDLLSELDMLGIINSIIISKGRYGRTREMRLDVPMDAVKEAILDDYRFEVLRDYEDRLLSSSLDMFD from the coding sequence ATGATTGACAGTAATATTTTTGAGAAAATGCTCAGAAAGAACAGGATTTTCAAAAACAGAGACGTGTTGAGACACTCTTACACTCCAGAGTATCTGCCTCACAGAAAAGAGCAGATTGAGAGCATAGCATCAATCCTCCTTCCAGCATTAAGTGGTGAGACTCCATCAAACATCCTCATTTATGGGAAAACAGGTACCGGAAAGACTGCAACTGTGAAGTTTGTGGGTAAGCAGCTTGAAGAGGCAAGCAGGAAGATGAATGTCCACTGCTATGTGCACTACCTGAACTGCGAGATTATAGATACACAGTACAGGGTTCTCGCTACGCTCGCGAAGGCTCTCGGCAGGAACGTGCCGATGACAGGGTGGCCAACGGATCAGGTTTATGAGGAGGTCAGGGAGGCAATAGATGGCAAGGATCAGACTGTGATAATCGTCCTGGACGAAATCGACAAGCTCGTTAAGAAAGGGGATGATGTTCTCTACAACCTTTCGAGAATTAACTCTGAACTGAAAAATGCGAGGGTAAGTCTTATCGGGATAACAAATGATCTGAAATTCAAGAACTTTCTCGATCCCCGGGTTTTAAGCTCGCTCAGTGAGGAGGAAATTGTATTTCCACCTTACAACGCAACGCAGCTTGAGGACATTCTGGCTCAGAGGGCGGAGCTTGCTTTCCATGATGGGGTTCTTGACGAGGGTGTGATTCCTTACTGTGCCGCTCTTGCAGCCCATGAGCACGGAGATGCAAGGAAGGCTCTTGATCTGCTCAGAATCAGTGCAGAGATTGCTGAATCGAGGGAGGAGGAAAAGGTAACAAAGGAACATGTGAGAGAGGCTGTAAAGAAGATGGAGAGGGATAACATAGTTGAAGTCGTGAGAACCCTTCCAAATCAGAGCAAGATAGTGCTTTATTCCATGATCCTTCTGCACAAAAACGGCAAGAGGAAGTTCATAACCGGAGAGGTGTATGCGGTTTACAAGACACTCTGCAAGAAGGTCGGAATGGACGTCCTCACTCAGAGAAGGGTGAGCGATCTGCTCTCAGAGCTTGACATGCTTGGAATAATCAACTCGATCATAATTTCCAAGGGCAGATATGGACGGACGAGAGAGATGAGGCTCGACGTTCCAATGGATGCTGTTAAGGAGGCAATTCTTGACGACTATCGATTCGAGGTACTGAGAGATTACGAGGACAGGCTGCTTTCATCGTCCCTCGACATGTTTGACTGA
- a CDS encoding ATPase, T2SS/T4P/T4SS family — MKYVVDTSVVIDGRISRMLENNELKGTIIIPEAVIAELEAQANFGKMTGFQGLEEIRKIRELAENLGHRVLFLGERPGIEHVRLARGGEIDNLIRKVAEEENATLITGDRIQYLVAVSKGIQAIYLGKERIRPEEARIMRFFTEDTASVHLREGVPAYAKRGRIGQLELVKITDEPLTLEELKAIAHEIIEAASQDEDSSIEIERKGVTVIQLRDLRIAIAERPFSDRMEITAVRPIAKASIDDYGISEELKKRIIERQRGILISGPPGAGKSTFAASVANYLMENGYMVKTMESPRDLMVRDEITQYAPLEEDMSLTADVLLLVRPDYTIYDEVRKTSDFQVFADMRLAGVGMIGVTHATRPIDAIQRMIGRVELGIIPQVVDTVIFIDAGKVEKVYELRFTVKVPFGMTEADLARPVIEVIDFESKRVEFEMYTYGEQVVVMPVEESQQENRLLVYAIESRIAELVSTFEIVPVSDRKAVVRVPEDEVPHLIGRKGKRIRMIEEELGISIDVEPLKAERKNVMETVVDEKGKHYVILAEGLEGKQVDVYAGDKYLFTAEVGRRGVIRVRKDREAGKEIKLALAKGETIRLRY, encoded by the coding sequence ATGAAATACGTGGTTGATACGAGCGTTGTGATAGATGGAAGAATATCGAGGATGCTTGAAAATAACGAGCTTAAAGGCACGATAATTATTCCCGAAGCTGTCATCGCCGAGCTGGAGGCGCAGGCAAACTTCGGGAAGATGACAGGTTTTCAGGGCCTCGAAGAGATAAGAAAAATCAGAGAGCTTGCCGAGAACCTCGGCCATCGTGTTCTTTTTCTGGGCGAGAGGCCGGGTATCGAGCATGTAAGGCTCGCCAGAGGAGGAGAGATAGACAATCTGATACGAAAGGTTGCGGAGGAGGAAAACGCCACGCTGATAACTGGAGACAGGATTCAGTATCTTGTTGCAGTCTCAAAAGGCATCCAGGCAATCTATCTCGGCAAGGAAAGAATAAGGCCCGAAGAAGCCAGAATTATGAGGTTCTTTACAGAGGATACCGCAAGCGTCCATCTGAGGGAAGGCGTTCCGGCCTACGCAAAGAGAGGCAGGATAGGTCAGCTCGAGCTTGTGAAGATAACGGACGAGCCCCTGACTCTTGAAGAGCTTAAAGCAATAGCCCACGAGATAATCGAGGCTGCATCCCAGGACGAGGACAGCAGCATAGAGATTGAGCGAAAGGGTGTTACGGTCATCCAGCTCAGAGACCTCAGGATAGCGATTGCCGAAAGACCTTTTTCGGACAGGATGGAAATCACTGCCGTGAGACCAATAGCAAAGGCATCCATTGACGATTACGGCATAAGTGAGGAACTAAAGAAGAGAATAATCGAGAGGCAGAGGGGAATTCTGATTTCGGGCCCTCCAGGAGCAGGGAAGTCAACCTTCGCTGCAAGTGTTGCTAACTACCTGATGGAGAACGGATACATGGTAAAGACCATGGAGAGCCCGAGAGATCTGATGGTAAGGGATGAAATCACCCAGTATGCACCACTCGAAGAGGACATGAGCCTCACGGCTGATGTTCTGCTCCTTGTGAGACCGGACTACACAATATACGATGAAGTTAGAAAAACGTCCGACTTTCAGGTTTTCGCTGACATGCGTCTGGCAGGAGTGGGTATGATCGGTGTTACGCATGCCACACGGCCAATAGACGCAATACAGAGGATGATAGGAAGGGTTGAGCTTGGTATCATCCCCCAGGTTGTAGATACGGTGATTTTCATTGATGCAGGAAAGGTTGAGAAGGTTTACGAACTCAGGTTCACAGTTAAGGTGCCGTTCGGAATGACAGAGGCAGACCTCGCAAGACCGGTTATAGAGGTCATAGACTTTGAGTCAAAGAGGGTTGAATTCGAGATGTACACCTACGGAGAACAGGTAGTCGTAATGCCGGTCGAGGAAAGTCAGCAGGAAAACAGACTCTTAGTTTATGCGATCGAAAGCAGGATTGCAGAACTGGTTTCGACTTTCGAAATTGTACCGGTGAGCGACAGAAAGGCGGTTGTCAGGGTGCCTGAGGACGAGGTTCCACACCTTATAGGAAGAAAGGGGAAGAGAATCAGAATGATTGAAGAAGAACTCGGAATCAGCATCGATGTCGAGCCTCTCAAAGCGGAAAGGAAAAATGTGATGGAAACTGTTGTTGACGAGAAGGGGAAGCACTACGTCATTCTTGCAGAGGGGCTTGAGGGAAAGCAGGTGGACGTTTACGCAGGAGACAAATACCTCTTCACGGCAGAAGTTGGGAGACGTGGAGTCATAAGGGTTCGAAAGGACAGAGAGGCTGGAAAGGAGATTAAGCTCGCCCTGGCAAAAGGAGAAACAATAAGGTTGAGATACTGA